The Chryseobacterium aureum genome contains a region encoding:
- a CDS encoding VOC family protein codes for MIRFKYVILYVQDVEQSMNFYKNTFGTEIKFITPEKDYGELLTGETSLSFASVSLAGTNLKKGFLTAKKEDQPFGMELGFTTDHVEALVEKAIQNGAVLYEDIAVKPWGQKTAYVKDPNNYLIEICTEIQ; via the coding sequence ATGATCAGATTCAAATATGTTATTCTGTACGTGCAAGATGTAGAACAATCTATGAATTTTTATAAAAATACTTTTGGTACTGAAATAAAATTCATCACTCCGGAAAAAGATTACGGAGAATTACTGACCGGAGAAACCAGTCTGTCATTTGCTTCTGTGAGCCTTGCCGGTACCAATCTTAAAAAGGGGTTTTTAACGGCAAAAAAAGAGGACCAGCCTTTCGGAATGGAACTGGGATTCACAACAGACCATGTAGAAGCTTTGGTAGAAAAAGCAATACAAAACGGGGCCGTGCTTTATGAAGATATTGCAGTAAAACCATGGGGGCAAAAAACGGCTTATGTAAAAGATCCCAACAATTACCTGATCGAAATCTGCACGGAAATTCAATAA
- a CDS encoding GNAT family N-acetyltransferase yields MEIRKLQKLESDPTLDWGQNGYTTDIRYVVSSIEMGGAFEFILKEKALPYSKTWETTSEELEDLNTLIEQGNSFGAYVNEELAGWIICEHRTWNNSFYIENILVDEKHRRKGIGIMLIKSAIKEARKLNCRVIELETQNTNYPAIQFYRRMGFNMTGLNTRLYNNSEETAIFMTLDME; encoded by the coding sequence GTGGAAATAAGAAAATTACAAAAACTTGAATCTGATCCCACTTTAGACTGGGGACAAAACGGTTATACAACAGATATACGATATGTGGTTTCATCGATTGAGATGGGAGGGGCTTTTGAATTTATCCTGAAAGAAAAAGCTTTACCGTACTCCAAAACCTGGGAAACAACTTCTGAAGAGCTGGAAGACCTTAATACCCTTATTGAGCAGGGAAATTCTTTCGGTGCTTATGTGAATGAAGAACTTGCAGGATGGATTATCTGTGAACACAGGACCTGGAACAACAGCTTCTATATTGAGAATATTCTGGTCGACGAAAAACACCGAAGAAAAGGAATCGGGATCATGCTGATTAAAAGTGCCATTAAGGAAGCCAGAAAATTAAACTGCCGGGTTATTGAGCTCGAAACCCAGAATACCAATTATCCCGCTATCCAGTTTTACAGAAGAATGGGATTCAATATGACCGGGCTGAATACAAGACTCTATAATAATTCAGAGGAAACAGCCATTTTCATGACATTAGATATGGAATAA